In Flavobacterium gelatinilyticum, a genomic segment contains:
- a CDS encoding acyl carrier protein phosphodiesterase: MNFLAHIYLSGDNDLIKIGNFMADGIRGKQFEHFPEDVQKGILLHRFIDTYTDSHDIFRQSTKRLHEKYHHYSGVIVDIVYDHFLAKNWTKYSDEKLENFISRFYNSLHENYAILTEKTQGLMPYMIERNWLLSYQTVEGIHQILTQMDRRSRNISKMQFASEELKEFYTEFEDEFTIFFEDLQQQSRQKLLSL, encoded by the coding sequence ATGAATTTCCTTGCACACATCTATCTTTCAGGCGATAATGATTTAATCAAAATTGGCAATTTTATGGCCGATGGCATTCGCGGAAAACAGTTTGAACATTTTCCTGAAGATGTTCAGAAGGGAATTCTGTTACATCGTTTTATAGACACTTACACAGATTCTCATGATATTTTCAGGCAGAGCACAAAACGTCTTCATGAAAAATACCATCATTATTCCGGGGTTATTGTAGATATTGTTTACGATCATTTTCTGGCTAAGAACTGGACAAAATATTCAGATGAAAAACTGGAAAATTTTATCAGCCGTTTTTATAATTCGCTGCATGAAAATTATGCTATTTTAACCGAAAAAACGCAAGGTTTAATGCCGTATATGATCGAAAGAAACTGGCTGTTAAGTTATCAGACCGTCGAAGGAATCCATCAGATCCTGACGCAGATGGACAGAAGATCAAGAAATATTTCGAAAATGCAGTTTGCCAGTGAAGAACTCAAAGAATTCTACACCGAATTTGAAGATGAATTCACTATTTTTTTTGAAGATTTACAGCAGCAATCCAGACAAAAATTACTCTCATTATAA
- the glmM gene encoding phosphoglucosamine mutase: MTLIKSISGIRGTIGGKVGDNLTPVDAVKFASAYGTFLKNNTSKEKLTVVIGRDARISGPMIHNLVVNTLIGLGINVIDLGLSTTPTVEVAVPLEKADGGIILTASHNPKQWNALKLLNEKGEFLSGADGAKILEIAEAEAFDFSDVDNLGEITLNDAYMDIHIDEVLNLPLVDVQAVKDAKLKVVVDGVNSSGGIIIPKLLKQMGVEVVELYCEPNGHFPHNPEPLKEHLTDISELVVKEKAHLGIVVDPDVDRLAFISDDGEMFGEEYTLVACADYVLSKTPGNTVSNMSSSRALRDVTVGHNGNYEASAVGEVNVVELMKKNNAVIGGEGNGGIIYPELHYGRDSLVGVALFLTHLANKKMSVSALRASYPEYYMSKNKIELTPQIDVDAILTAMTDKYKNEDISTIDGVKIDFASEWVHLRKSNTEPIIRIYTEAPSQEAADKLALRIIDEIKVIAGI; this comes from the coding sequence ATGACTTTAATAAAATCTATCTCAGGTATTCGAGGAACAATAGGCGGTAAAGTAGGAGATAACCTGACTCCGGTTGATGCGGTAAAATTTGCATCGGCGTATGGAACCTTCCTGAAAAATAATACTTCAAAAGAAAAATTAACCGTTGTAATTGGCCGTGATGCGAGAATTTCGGGACCAATGATTCACAATCTGGTTGTAAATACTTTAATTGGTTTAGGAATTAATGTAATTGATCTTGGGCTTTCGACTACTCCAACAGTAGAAGTTGCTGTTCCGCTTGAAAAAGCTGACGGGGGAATTATCCTTACGGCATCTCACAATCCAAAACAATGGAATGCTTTAAAATTATTAAATGAAAAAGGCGAATTTTTAAGCGGTGCAGATGGAGCTAAGATTCTTGAAATTGCCGAGGCAGAAGCTTTTGATTTTTCTGATGTTGACAATTTAGGAGAAATCACGCTTAATGATGCTTACATGGATATTCATATTGATGAAGTTCTAAATCTTCCATTAGTAGATGTTCAGGCTGTAAAAGACGCTAAGTTAAAAGTAGTAGTAGATGGAGTAAACTCTTCGGGAGGAATTATTATTCCTAAATTATTAAAACAAATGGGCGTAGAAGTGGTTGAATTGTACTGTGAACCAAACGGACATTTCCCTCATAATCCGGAACCTTTAAAAGAGCATTTAACTGATATTTCTGAACTAGTAGTAAAAGAAAAAGCACATTTAGGAATCGTGGTAGATCCTGATGTTGATCGTTTGGCTTTTATCAGCGATGATGGTGAAATGTTTGGTGAAGAATATACTTTGGTTGCCTGTGCCGATTATGTTTTAAGTAAAACTCCGGGGAACACCGTTTCAAATATGTCATCATCCCGCGCTCTTCGCGACGTAACAGTCGGACACAACGGAAATTACGAAGCCAGTGCAGTAGGAGAAGTGAATGTAGTAGAATTAATGAAAAAAAATAATGCTGTTATTGGTGGAGAAGGTAACGGTGGAATTATTTATCCTGAACTGCATTACGGAAGAGACAGTTTGGTAGGAGTGGCTTTGTTTTTAACGCATTTGGCAAACAAAAAAATGTCAGTTTCTGCTTTAAGAGCTTCTTATCCTGAATATTATATGAGCAAAAATAAAATTGAATTGACGCCGCAGATTGATGTTGATGCAATTTTAACTGCCATGACAGATAAATACAAAAACGAAGATATTTCGACAATTGATGGTGTAAAAATTGATTTTGCTTCAGAATGGGTTCATTTAAGAAAATCGAATACAGAACCAATTATCAGAATTTATACTGAAGCACCTTCTCAGGAAGCGGCAGATAAATTGGCACTTCGAATTATTGATGAAATAAAAGTAATTGCCGGAATTTAA
- a CDS encoding glycosyl hydrolase, whose translation MTKKLFFTVSAVFLSLITNAQSLKRGIAYGENTTADLLALKPGISWWYNWASLPENDTDANYQSLGVEFVPMAWGRVNDNAVQAFIDKIKPGAKYLLAFNEPNFNDGARLTPQEAVNAWGNIEKIAAAKNLEIVSASPAYNGPDNYGGFSDPVLWHKQFFQLCPNCKVDYIAFHTYDSNAPSVIGVTGLLKQFNRPVWVTEFANRVIQSEADKIAFMQAILQSFENDPDIYRYSWFTGRVPANWTDMLEGQLLSPARGVLKPIGTAYINESYTAKKMNVPGRVLANKHYRRKGTGLQNTTDSGTGQNVSLIDAGDWNEFILNVENEGTYNLTFRISSLNTEGKFDIMINNTVVKTDESFPATGGLQSFTNKIVSGISMPKGEVYLKIRFKTSNMNFNYIDISASNLGINDPETEDDSFTIYPNPVQAQSTLHIKSSITEPLNLKIVDMNGKVCFSSNRYFTNEDIKIGDKLASGVYIVNAVYGNIKKSVKIIKN comes from the coding sequence ATGACAAAAAAACTGTTTTTTACAGTATCAGCCGTTTTCTTATCGCTGATCACAAATGCCCAAAGTCTAAAAAGAGGAATTGCTTATGGCGAAAACACAACCGCAGATTTACTGGCCTTAAAACCCGGAATTTCATGGTGGTACAACTGGGCATCATTACCGGAAAATGATACCGATGCCAATTACCAGTCACTTGGTGTTGAATTTGTCCCTATGGCCTGGGGCAGGGTAAACGATAATGCAGTACAGGCATTTATAGACAAAATAAAACCGGGAGCAAAATATCTGCTCGCTTTTAACGAACCTAATTTTAACGATGGCGCACGCTTAACCCCACAGGAAGCGGTAAACGCCTGGGGCAATATTGAAAAGATTGCCGCTGCCAAAAATTTAGAGATAGTGAGCGCCTCTCCGGCTTATAACGGGCCTGATAATTACGGTGGTTTCAGCGATCCTGTTTTATGGCATAAGCAGTTTTTTCAGCTCTGTCCTAACTGCAAAGTCGATTATATTGCATTTCACACTTACGACAGTAATGCACCTTCGGTAATAGGTGTTACAGGACTACTGAAACAATTCAATCGTCCGGTATGGGTTACTGAATTTGCTAACAGGGTAATCCAGAGTGAAGCAGATAAAATCGCATTTATGCAGGCTATTCTTCAAAGTTTTGAGAACGATCCTGATATTTACCGCTATTCGTGGTTTACTGGTCGTGTTCCTGCTAACTGGACGGATATGCTCGAAGGTCAGTTATTAAGTCCTGCAAGAGGTGTTTTAAAACCAATAGGAACAGCATACATAAACGAAAGTTACACCGCAAAAAAAATGAATGTTCCGGGCCGGGTTCTTGCAAACAAACATTACCGCCGAAAAGGAACCGGACTTCAAAATACTACAGATTCCGGAACTGGTCAGAATGTTTCACTTATTGATGCAGGCGACTGGAACGAATTTATTCTGAATGTAGAAAATGAAGGAACTTATAATTTAACCTTTAGAATTTCTTCTTTGAACACAGAAGGAAAATTTGATATTATGATTAATAACACTGTTGTAAAAACAGATGAAAGCTTTCCTGCAACGGGAGGTCTTCAGTCGTTTACAAATAAAATCGTATCCGGAATTTCAATGCCAAAAGGCGAAGTGTATTTGAAAATCAGGTTTAAAACCAGCAATATGAATTTCAATTATATTGACATTTCTGCATCTAACTTAGGTATTAATGATCCAGAAACTGAAGATGATTCTTTTACGATTTATCCTAATCCGGTTCAGGCGCAATCAACTCTTCACATAAAATCGTCCATTACAGAACCGCTCAATTTAAAAATAGTAGATATGAACGGAAAAGTATGTTTTTCTTCCAATCGTTATTTTACAAATGAAGATATCAAAATTGGAGACAAACTGGCTTCAGGTGTTTATATTGTAAATGCCGTTTACGGAAACATAAAAAAATCAGTCAAAATAATTAAGAACTAG
- a CDS encoding lysophospholipid acyltransferase family protein — translation MQFLVYILAYPLLWLISILPFRLFYLFSDFVYILVYRVIGYRKKVVRENLALTLPHLSDAERKVIEKKFYHHMCDMFLEMIKTMSISPKEMEKRFHVTNIELVQDYAKKGKSVILVASHYASYEWLLTINPKLGFQGVAVYKRLANRYFDKLIRKIRSKYNTEMVETRKAIPTMAQNQRDGKLSLYGLASDQSPKLDRIFHSMKFMGIEVPVHTGAEMLAKKYDLSVIMVKVKKTARGYYEATFLSIADDPKEFPNFDITEKYLKEVEKQIHEAPEFYLWTHKRWKHKVE, via the coding sequence ATGCAGTTTCTTGTTTATATACTGGCCTATCCTTTATTATGGCTGATCTCTATACTTCCATTCCGCTTATTTTATTTATTCTCTGACTTTGTTTATATATTGGTATATCGAGTTATTGGATATCGCAAAAAAGTAGTGCGTGAAAATCTGGCTCTAACCTTACCTCATTTAAGTGATGCTGAAAGGAAAGTCATCGAAAAAAAATTCTATCACCACATGTGCGATATGTTTTTGGAGATGATTAAAACAATGAGTATTTCTCCGAAAGAAATGGAAAAAAGATTCCATGTAACGAATATTGAATTAGTTCAGGATTATGCAAAAAAAGGAAAAAGCGTAATTCTGGTAGCATCGCATTATGCCAGTTATGAGTGGCTTTTAACTATAAATCCAAAATTAGGATTTCAGGGAGTTGCTGTTTATAAAAGATTAGCCAATCGTTATTTTGATAAACTAATTAGAAAAATACGTTCAAAGTATAATACTGAAATGGTCGAAACCAGAAAAGCAATTCCAACAATGGCACAAAACCAAAGAGATGGAAAACTAAGCTTGTATGGTTTAGCAAGTGATCAGTCTCCAAAACTGGACAGAATTTTTCATTCGATGAAATTTATGGGGATCGAAGTTCCTGTACATACAGGTGCCGAAATGCTGGCCAAAAAATACGATTTGAGTGTTATTATGGTAAAAGTAAAAAAAACAGCCAGAGGTTATTACGAAGCTACGTTTTTATCAATTGCAGATGATCCAAAAGAATTTCCAAACTTTGATATTACCGAGAAGTATTTAAAGGAAGTTGAAAAACAAATTCATGAAGCTCCTGAATTTTATTTATGGACACACAAACGATGGAAACATAAGGTGGAGTAA
- a CDS encoding rhomboid family intramembrane serine protease has translation MNTILIGIIVANVLFSYKGFNDYAFFRKYEFHVGSIRAGEQIRMLSSGFLHADIMHLAFNMLTLFFFAPTVIAYLGGLSFLLVYIGSLIFGSLLTMLFHKNDYSYRAVGASGAVTGVLYSAILLEPNSTIGLYFVIDIPAYLFGILYLLYSIYGMKAKNDNIGHTAHFGGAVGGYVITLIKDPSLMVDHSLMTILLAIPILILFGMAKAGKL, from the coding sequence ATGAACACCATTTTAATTGGGATTATAGTTGCTAATGTTCTTTTTAGTTACAAAGGCTTTAATGATTACGCTTTTTTTAGAAAATATGAGTTTCATGTAGGCAGTATTCGTGCAGGGGAACAAATCAGAATGCTGTCATCAGGCTTTCTTCATGCCGATATTATGCATTTGGCATTTAACATGCTTACACTTTTCTTTTTTGCTCCCACAGTTATAGCTTACCTTGGAGGGCTTTCATTTTTACTGGTTTATATTGGGAGCTTGATTTTTGGAAGTCTTTTAACCATGTTGTTTCATAAAAACGATTACAGTTATCGTGCTGTTGGTGCTTCAGGTGCTGTTACAGGAGTTTTGTATTCTGCAATTTTACTTGAGCCCAATTCAACCATAGGTTTATACTTTGTTATCGATATACCGGCATATCTTTTTGGAATTTTATATTTATTGTATTCAATTTACGGAATGAAAGCCAAAAATGATAACATTGGGCACACGGCGCACTTTGGAGGTGCTGTAGGCGGGTATGTGATTACTTTAATAAAAGATCCGTCATTAATGGTTGACCACAGTTTGATGACGATTCTATTGGCAATCCCGATTTTGATACTTTTTGGGATGGCAAAAGCAGGAAAATTATAA
- a CDS encoding SIMPL domain-containing protein — protein sequence MKKLVLFLTIMFMTMSYGQEIKQIPLINVNGEGKVKVAPDQVCISATVETKGNNAKDVKKQNDEKMDAVLKFIKKMNVPTADFKTKQVALNPQYDYEKKKTSYNATQTVEIVLRDLNKYDELMEGLVQQGINRIDNVSFESSKLAQHQSEARKLAMKDAKTKAEEYVSVLGQKVGKAFTISDNSQVYNPRPMYAAMKTEMMDASGASNQTLAIGEIEITSNVSVSFVLD from the coding sequence ATGAAAAAACTAGTATTATTTTTAACAATCATGTTTATGACTATGTCTTACGGCCAGGAAATCAAACAAATACCTCTTATCAATGTTAACGGGGAAGGAAAAGTAAAAGTAGCACCTGATCAGGTTTGTATTTCAGCTACGGTTGAAACAAAAGGGAATAATGCTAAAGACGTCAAAAAACAAAATGACGAAAAAATGGACGCTGTTTTAAAATTCATCAAAAAAATGAATGTACCAACAGCTGATTTTAAAACAAAACAAGTAGCTCTTAATCCGCAGTACGATTATGAGAAAAAGAAAACAAGCTACAATGCCACGCAGACTGTTGAAATCGTATTAAGAGATTTAAACAAGTACGATGAACTGATGGAAGGTTTGGTACAGCAGGGAATCAACCGTATTGATAACGTTTCTTTTGAATCTTCTAAATTAGCACAGCACCAGTCTGAAGCGAGAAAATTAGCTATGAAAGATGCTAAAACAAAAGCAGAAGAATATGTATCTGTTTTAGGACAAAAAGTAGGTAAAGCGTTTACAATCTCTGATAACTCTCAGGTTTACAACCCTAGACCAATGTATGCAGCTATGAAAACAGAAATGATGGACGCATCCGGAGCTTCAAACCAGACACTTGCTATTGGAGAAATTGAAATCACATCAAACGTAAGTGTAAGTTTCGTTTTAGACTAA